The Bacteroidia bacterium genomic interval GAAACTTGCTTTTCAGATCACTTTTGCCCTGGGACTGTATATATCCGGAATTCGACTGGATCCGGTCTTCCTCCTTCTGGGCTGGTCAAATGTTCCTCTTTTGCTGGCTTTGCCTTTGCATCTGGGGCTTGTGGTTCTTTTAATCAATGCTTATAACCTCATCGATGGGATAGATGGATTATCCGGAGGGATATTGGCCATCAATTTCGCATTCTTTGGACTTGTTTTCTGGGATGCAGGCCAAATGTCATTTGCGTTCATTTGCGCAACTGCTTTTACTGCTGTGATTGCCTTTCTGATTTTCAATATTCATCCCGCACGTATTTTTATGGGAGATACTGGCACATTACCATTAGGGGCACTCATGGCCATTTTGAGCCTCCAGCTGCTCTCTCTTATTCCGGCGGACAGCACAGCTATTCAGGGATGGTATTGGATAGTAGGAGCCGTTTTTGCATTAAACGCGATACCTGTTTTAGATACACTTCGGGTCTTTGGCTTGAGAATTTCGAAACGACAATCTCCTTTTCATCCGGATAAAAATCATCTCCATCACTTATATCTAAAAAATCAGTTTGACCATGGGAAAAGTGCCTTATTGATCCATGTTTCTCATGTTCTCTTGATTTTACTTGCTGTATATCTTTCTTTTTTCCTGGAGTTATCGCTTTTGCTACCTCTATTGATTCTAGCCTCTCTTATATTTTTTGAGCTCAATACCTATTTCAGGATCAGGCTACAGAAAAAGAGAGAAGAAGAATTGGCTATCAATGAGCATGCATTGTTGAAAGAAAATCAGTTTCTACAGATGACGAGCCAGAGATTGCCTGAGGAAGGAAAGAACTATAAAATTGCCCTGGTTGATGATGACCCTATGGTCCATCATATGCTTGCCTACCAGCTGAGTCATGAAGAAAATGCACAGCTCCGCTGCTTCGAAACAGGAGAAGCCCTGATTGATCAGATCCATACCTATCAGCCGGATTTACTCATCCTGGACTATCATTTGAACTCCCGTGATCCTGAGGCTATCAGTGGAGGCGAACTTGTATCTCGTCTGCATATGCAAGGCTTTCAATTACCTACCATTTTCGCTTCTGCTCAGGAAGACATGGACAAGGCCCTCGAATTATTGGGAAATAAAGCCCTGGATTATATAGAAAAAGGAGAGGGGTTCACTAGCCGAATAGCAGAATCTGTAAGTAGGATTCGTGAGATGACCGAGCTAAAAACGGATAAAGATCAGGCTAGTCTGATCTTGCGGAAAGATAATAGTCATCTGCGAAATATTGCTCTGTTCAGCCTGGTGGGGATGGGCCTGATTTTTTTATTCCATTATCTCTTTATTTAAGCTTGCGAGTCGCTAAATCAATGCCCAGGTATTTTCGATTGCATATGGATATCCCTATTTTCATAGAAATACGGAGACCATGGAAAAGCGACACATACTTTGGCTGACAATAGGAATACTCATAGCAGTTGTCAATTATTATTCGGTAAGAGGAGAACGCCCGGGAGAAGATAATGAACGAATTTTGAGTTATGTGCTGGATCCTGCTCAGCAGGATCTGGACTTCTACTGGAAAGATAGCCAGGGAGAGATTTACGGGAATTTTGAAAACCTAAAAAAAGAACTTGAGAAGGAAGGGAAGAAACTGACTTTTGCTATGAATGGAGGCATGTACCTCAAAGACCAAACACCCCAGGGGCTTTTCATAGAAAAAGGCTTAGTCCAAAAGAAACTGGATGACAAACAAGAAGGATACGGCAACTTCTATCTACAGCCGAATGGGGTTTTTTACCTGGACCAAGACAATAAGGCCGGGATTGTTAGATCCTCTTCATTTAAGCATAAGCATCCTGTCAAGTATGCTACTCAATCCGGGCCGATGCTTGTGATTGAAGGGGCCCTTCATCCCGCTTTTCGAGAAGGCTCCGAAAATCTCCATATCAGAAATGGGGTAGGCCTACTTGAAGATGGGAAGCTTTTATTTGCCATATCGAAAAATCGGATCAATTTTTTTGATTTCGCCAGCTTCTTCAAAGAGCAAGGCTGTAGGCAAGCCCTTTATCTAGATGGATTTGTTTCACGAATGTATTTGCCCGAAAAAGGATATGAACAAATGGATGGCGCCTTTGGGGTAATAATAGCCGAAAGCCAGCCTGCTCGTCAATAATCAATCCGAATCGAAAATTGACCATTCAACACTTGATTATTCCTACATAACCAGCGCTTTTAGGTTTTCGTAATATTTTTGATATTTTTAAAAAAGTGAATAGCACAATAAAGGAATAAATAAATTTTGGGCTACAAATAATTGAGATCGAGATACCCTCGGCTTAGAATCTGTACGTCCGGAAACAGGATACTATAACAGCTAACATTGAAACGGCCGGGCGATTTACGTCCTAAATATCGATCTATCTAAATGCCCCATTCAAAGCAACTCAATTTTTGCCTGGTACTACTTATGTCCTTTTTTTTCAGTACCTCTTCCCAGGCACAATCTACTGCCAGCTTCCAGCTGATGAGTCCCAGTCACAAGTCCTGTGACCATATTTCTGTTGCCGTAGGTGATTTTTTTGCACGAAATGCCCTAAACAGCATTGAGGCAAATCTATTTGTGGAAAAATTTCTTCCCATTGCACGTGAACAAGCCTGTCCTTCCTTAGCCGACATTCTCAACTTAAAAGGCTTTCAGCTCTACCAAAAGAATGAATTGGGTATGGCTAAAGAAGTGCTATTCGAAGCTGAAAAAATCCTGCTGAAGAAAGAACGTGTAACAGATGCATTTACAGTTAACCAACGTTTTCTGGGACTCATCTATATCCTGGAGCACAACTATGATATGGCCATTTTGCATCTAAAACACAGCAAATTTGAGGCTCAGGCCTTAAAAGATCATCCGGGAATGGTACATGCAGGTTTGAATATTGGTTTGGCCTACATGAAAAAAAAGGATTTGTCCAAAGCTTTTGAAAGCCTAAAATCTGTTCTCAAAGAAGCCCGCTTGATTTGTGATCTGGAAAGTGAATCTTATGCCTTGCAGAATCTTGCAAGGGTTCAGCTGGACAGAGGGGAATATAAGGATGCCCTAATATTGGCAGAGAATGCGGAAGAATTATGGAAGGCTCAAAACCATCAACAAGGTCAAGTCTATATCAATTATACGCTCTCGGATATCCATAGAGAATTGAATGATTTAGACAAACAAATCGACCATCTAGAGGAAGCGATCAGGATTAGCCGTGAAATAGATTTGAAGATCAATCTTCATCAGGGATACTATAGCCTGGGATTGGCCTTTCAAAAAACAAATAGGTTGGACGAGGCAGAGAAAATGTATGTACAGGCTTTGAAAATGGGAGATGGATTTGATGAAGCAGGAATTAAAAATGTAATCAATCAGCTCATAGAACTCTACCAGGAAACGCGACAGGAGCAAAAAATCAAGAATTTATACAAAGACCTCCTTGAGATATATAAGATTCAGAAGGGAAAGCAAGAGGTAGAGATTCGCAATAAGCTTGATAAAGAACTGGCCCTGTACAAACAGAAATTTGCCAACCAAAAGCTACAGGAAGAAAATAATGAGAAGCAAAGAGAGTTACAGGCGCAATATCAGGTTTTTGGTATCCTGTCTTTCCTCATTTTATTGATCCTGATAGTAGCCTTTCTGTACTATCGGGCAAATAAAATCAGGGCGGGATTGATTGATAAAATTAAAGCCCAAAACAAGCGACTGGAGCAAAAGAATGAGGACTTGAAAAATTTTGCCTATGTAGCCTCCCACGACCTTAAATCACCCGCAAGGAGTATTTTAAATTCCGCTCAGATACTTGAAAAGCAAATGGGCAAGGAGTTGAGCGAGAAGTATAAACTGTATCTGGATTTTATCAAAAAGAGCAGTAGGGAAATGCATGCCCTGACTTCTGATTTACTGGATTATGCTAAACTAGAGAGCCTGGGTTTGAATCTACAGCTTCTGGATATGAATAGCTTATTGGGGGATATTGTAGCTAATTCTCGGGAAAAAATAGAGGAAGATGGAGGGGAAATTGAAATAGAGGAGATTCCGGGGAAAATACTCGCTGACGAGAGCAAGATCAGGCAAGTATTCACCAACCTTATCAATAACGCCTGCAAATTTAGAAAGGAGGAAGAGGCGATCAATATTAAAATCTCTTATCGCGCTGACGAAAATTTTCATTTTTTTACCGTCCGAGACAATGGGATTGGCATTGATCCGGAATTTCATGAGCGTGTCTTTCAAATGTTTGAAAGGCTACATGCTCAGGAAAGTGTCGAAGGGACAGGAATTGGTTTGGCCATTTGTAGTAAGGTCGCTAAACTTCATGGGGGAGATATAAAACTGATCTCAGAAGAAGGAGAGGGAGCCTCATTCATTTTAAAACTACCTAAAAACCCTGCGATGTATTCCTGATTTACTACGAAACATATTTTTTCTTGTTAATAAGATCGGGGCCTTTAAGAAGAGAAATACGAATTGATGAAAAATTCGAACATAATTTCTTTATCTTGATTGCATGCATCCCGAAGATATAATAGGACTGAAAATTAAGGATATGCGTTTCCATTACCTTCGGGAAAATGCACAAGGCCTGCAAGAATTCTTTTGCTATCTCAAACTTTCAAATGATAAAATTATAGATATTCCCGTTTGGCCAGGCGGTCCCCAATTGGAACAGGAAAGCCTGAAGGTGTTGACTTTTGATACAGCCCTTGAGTTCCAGGCAAGCATTCTCAGGAAAGTACTGGATGCGGAAATAGAGGATCTTCTTTTCCGGGATACTGCTGATTTTTTCTCCAATCCGGCAATTTTGAAATTGAGTAGTGGCTTTTATTTATCGGAACAAAATTATGCCTCAGAGGGTCAGATAGCCGGACTTTGTTTGTGGAGCCAACAAAATCTGGATCATGAAAAACAGAAATGGAAAGGCATAAAGTCTTATTTAAAAGATATCCGTAAATAAAAAGCCCGACCATTTGGCCGGGCTATTTATTATATGATCTAAATGGTGCTTTTAGAAGTATCCTGTTTAAATCTTTGGAGTTTTTGATGGAGAACTGCGGGCTCGAAAGGTTTGCCGACCCAATCATCCATTCCTGCTTCGAGTATCCTGGATACTTCATCCGGTATTACCCCTGCAGTAAAGCCAATAATGGGAATATGAACTCCTGTCTTGGTTTCCATTTTGCGGATCAATTGTGAGGCTTCCGTTCCCTTCATGATAGGCATCTGGATATCCATAAGGATTAGATCGAAAGATTTATTTTGCCAGGCATCGATGGCTTCTTTTCCATTTTCTGCTATATCTACCTCAATCTCCCATTTTTCAAGAAACTTCTGGGCAACTATTTGATTGGTTTTGTTATCCTCGGCCAGGAGAATTTTCATACCTTTTAAGCTACCAAAGTTGAGTTTGCTATCTCCCTTTTTCAGCCTTTGTGATTTGTTGAGTTGTGCCTCCGCTAGATTTACTTCAAAAAAGAACATGCTCCCTTCCCCTTCTGTACTTACCAATTGGAGTTTCGATCCCATTAGACTGACCAGTTTTTTGGAAATACTGAGTCCTAAACCAGTTCCTCCAAATTTGCGTGTGGTATCTTCTGAAGATTGGGTAAAGGGTTCGAAAATGCTCTTTTGACGGTCATCGGGAATTCCGATACCGCTATCAATTACACTAAAACAAATCCTTCCATGGCTGGCAGGAGTTACCCGTAGCTCGACAAAGCCTTGCTGTGTGAATTTGATGGCATTGCTCATCAAATTACTCAGAACTTGTGCGATGCGTACAGAATCTCCAACGAAAAATTCAGGTAGATTGGGATCATAGGTACATCTCGCTTCCAGACCTTTATCAATGGCTCTTCCTTTCAGGCTAGAGCAGAGACTGTTGACAAGGTCTTTCAGGT includes:
- a CDS encoding ATP-binding protein, with protein sequence MPHSKQLNFCLVLLMSFFFSTSSQAQSTASFQLMSPSHKSCDHISVAVGDFFARNALNSIEANLFVEKFLPIAREQACPSLADILNLKGFQLYQKNELGMAKEVLFEAEKILLKKERVTDAFTVNQRFLGLIYILEHNYDMAILHLKHSKFEAQALKDHPGMVHAGLNIGLAYMKKKDLSKAFESLKSVLKEARLICDLESESYALQNLARVQLDRGEYKDALILAENAEELWKAQNHQQGQVYINYTLSDIHRELNDLDKQIDHLEEAIRISREIDLKINLHQGYYSLGLAFQKTNRLDEAEKMYVQALKMGDGFDEAGIKNVINQLIELYQETRQEQKIKNLYKDLLEIYKIQKGKQEVEIRNKLDKELALYKQKFANQKLQEENNEKQRELQAQYQVFGILSFLILLILIVAFLYYRANKIRAGLIDKIKAQNKRLEQKNEDLKNFAYVASHDLKSPARSILNSAQILEKQMGKELSEKYKLYLDFIKKSSREMHALTSDLLDYAKLESLGLNLQLLDMNSLLGDIVANSREKIEEDGGEIEIEEIPGKILADESKIRQVFTNLINNACKFRKEEEAINIKISYRADENFHFFTVRDNGIGIDPEFHERVFQMFERLHAQESVEGTGIGLAICSKVAKLHGGDIKLISEEGEGASFILKLPKNPAMYS
- a CDS encoding phosphodiester glycosidase family protein, with the protein product MEKRHILWLTIGILIAVVNYYSVRGERPGEDNERILSYVLDPAQQDLDFYWKDSQGEIYGNFENLKKELEKEGKKLTFAMNGGMYLKDQTPQGLFIEKGLVQKKLDDKQEGYGNFYLQPNGVFYLDQDNKAGIVRSSSFKHKHPVKYATQSGPMLVIEGALHPAFREGSENLHIRNGVGLLEDGKLLFAISKNRINFFDFASFFKEQGCRQALYLDGFVSRMYLPEKGYEQMDGAFGVIIAESQPARQ
- a CDS encoding response regulator translates to MDFTLLSTDSVIILLPYGFLSFLICYFCIPLIIRHAEKHHLIDSPNHRSSHSIPTPSMGGIAIVIAIMLSLLSAYFISNFQVEIIVPFALLAFMLLGYFDDRLDLSAMLKLAFQITFALGLYISGIRLDPVFLLLGWSNVPLLLALPLHLGLVVLLINAYNLIDGIDGLSGGILAINFAFFGLVFWDAGQMSFAFICATAFTAVIAFLIFNIHPARIFMGDTGTLPLGALMAILSLQLLSLIPADSTAIQGWYWIVGAVFALNAIPVLDTLRVFGLRISKRQSPFHPDKNHLHHLYLKNQFDHGKSALLIHVSHVLLILLAVYLSFFLELSLLLPLLILASLIFFELNTYFRIRLQKKREEELAINEHALLKENQFLQMTSQRLPEEGKNYKIALVDDDPMVHHMLAYQLSHEENAQLRCFETGEALIDQIHTYQPDLLILDYHLNSRDPEAISGGELVSRLHMQGFQLPTIFASAQEDMDKALELLGNKALDYIEKGEGFTSRIAESVSRIREMTELKTDKDQASLILRKDNSHLRNIALFSLVGMGLIFLFHYLFI